A genome region from Taeniopygia guttata chromosome 5, bTaeGut7.mat, whole genome shotgun sequence includes the following:
- the GCH1 gene encoding GTP cyclohydrolase 1 isoform X2, with protein sequence MEAARGWNGFPRRERPPPSPPAAAEKPRVPPGTGTGSGGEGWRGERPRSEEDNELSLPSLAAAYTSILRALGEDPQRQGLLKTPWRAATAMQFFTKGYQETIADVLNDAIFDEDHDEMVIVKDIDMFSLCEHHLVPFVGKVHIGYLPNKQVLGLSKLARIVEIYSRRLQVQERLTKQIAIAITEALQPAGVGVVVEATSVPGALTPLWFLLGICAWSCVGCRK encoded by the exons ATGGAGGCGGCGCGGGGCTGGAACGGGTTcccgcggcgggagcggccgccGCCCTccccgcccgcggccgcggAGAAGCCGCGCGTCCCcccgggcaccggcaccggcagcggcgGGGAAGGGTGGCGGGGAGAGCGGCCCCGCAGCGAGGAGGACAACGAGCTgagcctgcccagcctggccgCCGCCTACACCTCCATCCTGAGGGCGCTGGGCGAGGACCcgcagaggcaggggctgctgaaGACGCCCTGGAGAGCGGCCACCGCCATGCAGTTCTTCACCAAGGGCTACCAGGAGACCATCGCGG ATGTCCTGAACGACGCCATCTTTGACGAAGACCATGATGAGATGGTAATTGTGAAGGACATAGACATGTTCTCATTGTGTGAGCATCACCTCGTTCCATTTGTTGGAAAG GTACACATTGGTTATCTCCCCAACAAACAAGTGCTTGGCCTCAGCAAGCTTGCTAG GATCGTGGAAATATACAGTAGAAGATTACAAG TCCAGGAGCGCCTTACCAAACAAATCGCCATCGCCATCACAGAAGCCTTACAGCCCGCCGGGGTCGGCGTCGTCGTGGAAGCCAC GAGTGTTCCTGGTGCCCTGACTCCCCTCTGGTTTCTCCTAGGCATATGTGCATGGTCATGCGTGGGGTGCAGAAAATGA
- the GCH1 gene encoding GTP cyclohydrolase 1 isoform X1, translating into MEAARGWNGFPRRERPPPSPPAAAEKPRVPPGTGTGSGGEGWRGERPRSEEDNELSLPSLAAAYTSILRALGEDPQRQGLLKTPWRAATAMQFFTKGYQETIADVLNDAIFDEDHDEMVIVKDIDMFSLCEHHLVPFVGKVHIGYLPNKQVLGLSKLARIVEIYSRRLQVQERLTKQIAIAITEALQPAGVGVVVEATHMCMVMRGVQKMNSKTVTSTMLGVFREDPKTREEFLTLIRS; encoded by the exons ATGGAGGCGGCGCGGGGCTGGAACGGGTTcccgcggcgggagcggccgccGCCCTccccgcccgcggccgcggAGAAGCCGCGCGTCCCcccgggcaccggcaccggcagcggcgGGGAAGGGTGGCGGGGAGAGCGGCCCCGCAGCGAGGAGGACAACGAGCTgagcctgcccagcctggccgCCGCCTACACCTCCATCCTGAGGGCGCTGGGCGAGGACCcgcagaggcaggggctgctgaaGACGCCCTGGAGAGCGGCCACCGCCATGCAGTTCTTCACCAAGGGCTACCAGGAGACCATCGCGG ATGTCCTGAACGACGCCATCTTTGACGAAGACCATGATGAGATGGTAATTGTGAAGGACATAGACATGTTCTCATTGTGTGAGCATCACCTCGTTCCATTTGTTGGAAAG GTACACATTGGTTATCTCCCCAACAAACAAGTGCTTGGCCTCAGCAAGCTTGCTAG GATCGTGGAAATATACAGTAGAAGATTACAAG TCCAGGAGCGCCTTACCAAACAAATCGCCATCGCCATCACAGAAGCCTTACAGCCCGCCGGGGTCGGCGTCGTCGTGGAAGCCAC GCATATGTGCATGGTCATGCGTGGGGTGCAGAAAATGAACAGTAAAACAGTGACCAGCACAATGCTGGGGGTATTCCGGGAAGATCCAAAGACCCGTGAAGAATTCCTGACGCTCATCAGGAGCTGA